The following coding sequences are from one Cyanobacteriota bacterium window:
- a CDS encoding mercuric reductase produces MMPAQEINIPPMDDYNQRLVEHLHPATWINPTPVDRYDLVVIGAGPAGLVAAAGAAGLGAKVALVEKHLMGGDCLNVGCIPSKCVISSARVMGYINRARDYGIHVHDARVDFPAVMARMRRLRSSISHHDSVQRFQHKLGVDVFLGTGQFINRNAVQVSDQTLRFRKAVIATGARPADPKIPGLADINYLTNETVFNLTERPGRLAVIGAGPIGCEMAQAFRRLGCEVTLFHKHGHILDREDADAAEIVQQQFCKDGIKLVLSGRFHRVERSHHAITLHYEAAGQVTSTVVDQVLVSVGRAPNIEDLNLEAAGVDYTAQRGIWVNDYLQTSNPHIYAAGDCCMDWKFTHAADAAARIVIKNALFSPFRWGRYRLSNIVMPWVTYTDPEIAHVGLSETQAQVRGISVQTFKIPFDSLDRAVCDDETAGFAKIHVRKGTDKILGATIVASHAGNMINEITFAMVHDLGLGKISSVIHPYPTQAEAIRKAADAYRRTLLTPRSTALLKFLMQLPS; encoded by the coding sequence GCCTGGTCGAGCATCTGCATCCAGCAACTTGGATTAACCCAACACCAGTCGATCGCTATGACTTAGTAGTGATTGGAGCTGGCCCTGCTGGTCTAGTGGCGGCTGCGGGTGCGGCTGGTTTGGGAGCAAAGGTTGCCCTGGTAGAAAAGCATCTGATGGGTGGCGATTGCTTAAATGTGGGATGTATACCCTCCAAGTGTGTGATTAGTTCAGCACGGGTGATGGGATACATTAATCGTGCTAGGGACTATGGGATTCATGTCCACGATGCTAGAGTGGATTTTCCAGCAGTCATGGCCCGGATGCGTCGTCTGCGGTCAAGCATTAGTCATCACGACTCAGTACAGCGCTTTCAGCACAAACTGGGTGTAGATGTGTTTTTAGGAACAGGACAATTCATTAATCGCAATGCTGTGCAGGTGAGTGACCAAACACTGCGGTTTCGGAAAGCAGTGATTGCCACTGGAGCGCGCCCTGCTGACCCTAAAATCCCAGGCTTAGCTGATATTAACTACCTAACCAACGAAACTGTGTTTAATCTCACAGAGCGTCCAGGGCGACTAGCCGTAATTGGGGCGGGGCCGATCGGGTGCGAAATGGCCCAAGCCTTCCGACGCTTAGGCTGCGAGGTCACCTTGTTTCATAAGCACGGTCATATCCTAGACCGAGAAGATGCCGATGCTGCTGAAATTGTGCAGCAACAGTTCTGCAAAGATGGCATCAAGTTAGTGCTAAGTGGTCGGTTTCATCGGGTTGAGCGCAGTCACCATGCCATCACCCTCCACTATGAAGCAGCAGGCCAAGTGACCAGCACCGTAGTGGATCAAGTGCTGGTGTCAGTAGGCCGCGCCCCCAACATAGAAGACCTGAACCTAGAAGCTGCTGGTGTAGACTACACCGCGCAGCGAGGTATTTGGGTGAATGATTATCTGCAAACCAGCAATCCCCACATTTACGCTGCTGGCGATTGTTGTATGGACTGGAAGTTTACCCATGCTGCCGATGCTGCTGCTCGTATCGTTATCAAAAATGCCCTATTTTCTCCCTTTCGTTGGGGACGCTACCGCCTCAGTAACATTGTCATGCCATGGGTGACCTACACGGATCCGGAAATTGCCCATGTGGGACTGTCAGAAACTCAAGCTCAGGTCAGAGGGATTTCTGTTCAAACCTTCAAGATTCCTTTTGACAGCCTTGATCGGGCTGTATGTGATGATGAAACTGCAGGGTTTGCCAAAATCCATGTACGCAAGGGCACTGACAAAATATTGGGTGCTACGATCGTGGCTAGCCATGCTGGGAATATGATTAACGAAATCACCTTTGCCATGGTGCATGACCTAGGGTTAGGAAAAATCTCTAGTGTTATCCACCCCTACCCCACTCAAGCTGAGGCCATTCGTAAAGCAGCCGATGCCTATCGCCGCACTCTGCTGACCCCTCGTTCAACAGCATTGCTCAAATTTTTAATGCAGCTACCTAGCTAA